In one Lolium rigidum isolate FL_2022 chromosome 3, APGP_CSIRO_Lrig_0.1, whole genome shotgun sequence genomic region, the following are encoded:
- the LOC124701808 gene encoding protein root UVB sensitive 3-like, giving the protein MLMDLVSPLFLSSLIVIVCLGSLSRSFTGVASGATRAALTQHFALANNAADISAKEGSQETLATMSGMGLGMLLAHVTRGHDFVVWVSFLSLTIFHMFANYKAVQSLSLSTLNYERTSILLHSFMEDDEVLTPQQVSKQEHILPFWSTWRKFLRVKLPHELVHLGAKASTLTHSDMLLIAKTRSYYTNANYILLDKEGSVHIFIHKQAVATDVLKSFIHGLVLARLMQKSKSCHAEAHQWMDEKYSTFISKLKLEGYSTEQLLSHSIVWKAHWLYGQSDEKTK; this is encoded by the exons ATGTTGATGGATCTCGTAAGCCCTTTGTTTCTTTCATCATTGATAGTCATAGTGTGCTTAGGCAGCTTATCTCGCTCATTCA CTGGTGTTGCCAGTGGAGCAACTAGAGCAGCATTAACACAGCATTTTGCACTTGCAAATAATGCAGCTGATATATCTGCAAAG GAGGGCAGCCAGGAGACACTTGCAACAATGTCTGGAATGGGACTAGGAATGCTGTTGGCGCATGTTACCAGGGGGCATGATTTTGTTGTATGGGTTTCATTCCTTTCTCTCACAATATTCCATATGTTCG CAAATTACAAGGCAGTGCAGTCACTTTCACTCAGTACACTAAATTATGAGAGAACTTCCATTTTGCTGCATTCTTTTATGGAAGATGATGAAG TTCTTACTCCACAACAAGTTTCCAAGCAAGAGCACATTCTTCCGTTTTGGTCAACCTGGCGGAAATTTCTTAGAGTTAAACTTCCACATGAGCTTGTACACCTAGGTGCTAAAGCCTCAACTCTTACACACTCTGATAT GTTGCTAATTGCGAAAACAAGATCCTACTATACAAATG CCAACTACATTTTGCTGGACAAGGAAGGCAGCGTTCACATTTTCATACACAAGCAAGCAGTGGCAACTGATGTTTTGAAGTCCTTCATACATGGGCTCGTCTTAGCACGTCTGATGCAGAAGAGCAAATCTTGCCATGCGGAGGCTCACCAATGGATGGATGAGAAATACAGCACCTTCATCTCAAAG CTGAAACTGGAAGGTTACTCAACAGAACAGCTTCTCTCGCATTCGATTGTTTGGAAGGCACATTGGCTTTACGGTCAATCGGATGAGAAGACAAAGTAG
- the LOC124695045 gene encoding uncharacterized protein LOC124695045: protein MEADGELDDFYRHHQFKPSKEEAITYFLPRLLAGTPLPHGADSLIRHADVYACEPRDLAARFAPVPNATSTGDRFFFTTCRRKSGNDARVVRRAGAGTWTIQTTEDVYHEGAKVGEAKHLSFKKGKTTTGWVMKEYRCLRPEAVVADGEMVLCKIHLAQHAPAAARQESDAYKLLPQEPAQPAPAQQSHKRPAPAAAAAGPPCSKKMRMAAPVPELDCPVMPAASTHAQKLYGVPVPHAPEADDGTEADDDTGRMSCTMEELLGPQQEQERTLPVEDEDFDWDSLNRESEVHLLLRPWDDDGWESEEQTPRSRLRRSTHTSLRHQLTGSFQRTCGASWLSTTTKKHCSTWGAATTP from the exons ATGGAGGCGGACGGGGAGCTCGACGACTTCTACAGGCACCACCAGTTCAAGCCTTCCAAGGAGGAGGCAATCACCTACTTCTTgccgcgcctcctcgccggcaCGCCGCTGCCGCACGGCGCCGACAGCCTCATCCGCCACGCCGACGTCTACGCCTGCGAGCCCAGGGACCTCGCCGCCCGGTTTGCGCCCGTGCCtaacgccaccagcaccggcgaccgCTTCTTCTTCACGACCTGCAGGCGCAAGAGCGGGAACGACGCCCGGGTCGTCCGCCGCGCCGGGGCCGGCACATGGACCATCCAGACCACCGAGGACGTCTACCACGAGGGGGCCAAGGTCGGCGAGGCCAAGCACCTGTCGTTCAAGAAGGGCAAGACCACCACCGGCTGGGTCATGAAGGAGTACCGCTGCCTGCGTCCGGAGGCCGTCGTCGCCGACGGGGAGATGGTGCTCTGCAAGATCCACCTCGCTCAGcatgcgcccgccgccgcccgccaagaaTCTGACGCGTACAAGCTGCTTCCTCAAGAACCAGCACAGCCTGCACCCGCGCAGCAATCGCACAAGAGGCCAGCgcctgctgccgcggccgccggtcCGCCCTGCTCCAAGAAGATGCGGATGGCAGCCCCCGTCCCGGAACTTGATTGCCCGGTCATGCCCGCCGCGAGCACCCACGCACAGAAGCTGTACGGCGTTCCC GTGCCCCACGCGCCTGAAGCTGACGACGGGACTGAAGCTGACGACGACACGGGCCGGATGTCTTGCACGATGGAAGAGCTTCTCGGGCCACAACAAGAACAGGAGCGAACTCTCCCCGTGGAAGATGAGGACTTCGACTGGGATTCACTCAACAGGGAATCAGAAGTGCACCTGCTGCTAAGGCCTTGGGATGATGATGGCTGGGAATCAGAGGAGCAAACTCCCCGGTCGAGGCTGAGAAGATCGACACACACCAGCCTGCGCCATCAGCTGACTGGGAGCTTCCAGAGGACCTGCGGAGCCTCTTGGCTGAGCACGACGACCAAGAAGCACTGCTCTACATGGGGTGCAGCTACAACACCGTAG
- the LOC124701805 gene encoding protein root UVB sensitive 3-like, translating into MLGGILFAFYQGSNLDSDAKMWRLVADFMNDLGMLMDLLSPLFPSSLIVIMCLGSLSRSFTGVASGATRAALTQHFALANNAADISAKEGSQETLATMSGMGLGMLLAHVTRGHDFVVWVSFLSLTIFHMFANYKAVQSLSLSTLNYERTSILLHSFMEDDEVLTPQQVSKQEHILPFWSTWRKLLRVKLPHELVHLGAKASTLTHSDMLLIAKTKSYYTNANYFLLDKEGSVHIFIHKQAVATDVLKSFIHGLVLARLMQKSRSCHAEAHKWMDEKYNTFISKLKLEGYSTERLLSHSIVWKAHWLYGPLDEKTK; encoded by the exons ATGCTCGGAGGCATATTGTTCGCCTTTTATCAG GGCTCTAACCTTGACAGTGACGCTAAAATGTGGCGTTTAGTTGCGGACTTTATGAATGACCTTG GAATGTTGATGGATCTCTTAAGCCCTTTGTTTCCTTCATCATTGATAGTCATAATGTGCTTAGGCAGCTTATCTCGCTCATTCA CTGGTGTTGCCAGTGGAGCAACTAGAGCAGCATTAACACAGCATTTTGCACTTGCAAATAATGCAGCTGATATATCTGCAAAG GAGGGCAGCCAGGAGACACTTGCAACAATGTCTGGAATGGGATTGGGAATGCTCTTAGCGCATGTTACCAGGGGGCATGATTTTGTTGTATGGGTTTCATTCCTTTCTCTCACAATATTCCATATGTTCG CAAATTACAAGGCAGTGCAGTCACTTTCACTCAGTACACTAAATTATGAGAGAACTTCCATCTTGCTGCATTCTTTTATGGAAGATGATGAAG TTCTTACTCCACAACAAGTTTCCAAGCAAGAGCATATTCTTCCGTTTTGGTCAACCTGGCGGAAATTGCTTAGAGTTAAACTTCCACATGAGCTTGTACATCTAGGTGCTAAAGCCTCAACTCTGACACACTCTGATAT GTTGCTAATtgcgaaaacaaaatcctactatACAAATG CCAACTACTTTTTGCTGGACAAGGAAGGCAGTGTTCACATTTTCATACACAAGCAAGCAGTGGCAACTGATGTTTTGAAGTCCTTTATACATGGGCTCGTCTTAGCACGTCTGATGCAGAAGAGCAGATCTTGCCACGCCGAGGCTCACAAATGGATGGATGAGAAATACAACACCTTCATCTCAAAG CTGAAACTGGAAGGTTACTCAACAGAACGGCTTCTCTCGCATTCGATTGTTTGGAAGGCACATTGGCTTTACGGTCCATTGGATGAGAAGACAAAGTAG
- the LOC124695047 gene encoding uncharacterized protein LOC124695047: protein METDGQLDDFYMHHQFKPSKEEAVTYFLPRLLAGTPLPHGADSLIRHADVYACEPRDLAAQFAPVPNAASTGDRFFFMTCRRKSGNDARVVRRAGSGTWTIQTTEDVYHEGAKVGEAKHLSFKKGKTTTGWVMKEYRCLRPEAVVADGEMVLCKIHLAQHAPAAARQESDAYKLHHQEPAQPAPAQQSHKRPAPAAAAAGPPCSKKMRMAAPVPEPAASAHVRKMWTPSPVPAPVEMEFEDCPVWFTSAAPVSSPATSMEVPHHAPEADGDTGRFSCTMEELLGPQQQQEQTLPVAVEDEDFDWDSLDSESELHLLLKPWDDDDWESEEQTPPVEAEKIDTHQPAPSADWELPEDLRSLLAEHDDQEALLYMGCSYNTVAAACLHAPSLQGFFSFGAVN from the coding sequence ATGGAGACGGACGGGCAGCTCGACGACTTCTACATGCACCACCAGTTCAAGCCTTCCAAGGAGGAGGCCGTCACCTACTTCTTgccgcgcctcctcgccggcaCGCCGCTGCCGCACGGCGCCGACAGCCTCATCCGCCACGCCGACGTCTACGCCTGCGAGCCCAGGGACCTCGCCGCCCAGTTCGCGCCCGTGCCTAACGCCGCCAGCACCGGCGACCGCTTCTTCTTCATGACCTGCAGGCGCAAGAGCGGGAACGACGCCCGGGTCGTCCGCCGCGCCGGGTCCGGCACATGGACCATCCAGACCACCGAGGACGTCTACCACGAGGGGGCCAAGGTCGGCGAGGCCAAGCACCTGTCGTTCAAGAAAGGGAAGACCACCACCGGATGGGTCATGAAGGAGTACCGCTGCCTGCGTCCGGAGGCCGTCGTCGCCGACGGGGAGATGGTGCTCTGCAAGATCCATCTCGCTCAgcacgcacccgccgccgcccgccaagaaTCCGATGCGTACAAGCTTCATCATCAAGAGCCAGCACAGCCTGCACCTGCGCAGCAATCACACAAGAGGCCAGCgcctgctgccgcggccgccggtcCGCCCTGCTCCAAGAAGATGCGGATGGCAGCCCCCGTCCCGGAGCCTGCCGCGAGCGCGCACGTACGCAAGATGTGGACGCCCTCTCCCGTCCCAGCACCCGTGGAGATGGAGTTCGAGGATTGTCCGGTGTGGTTCACGTCTGCCGCACCCGTTTCATCGCCGGCTACGTCCATGGAGGTGCCCCATCACGCGCCTGAAGCTGACGGCGACACGGGCCGGTTCTCGTGCACCATGGAAGAGCTTCTCGGGCCACAGCAACAACAGGAGCAAACTCTCCCCGTGGCCGTGGAAGATGAGGACTTCGACTGGGATTCACTTGACAGTGAATCAGAGTTGCACCTGCTGCTAAAGCCTTGGGATGATGATGACTGGGAATCAGAGGAGCAAACTCCCCCGGTCGAGGCTGAGAAGATCGACACACACCAGCCTGCGCCATCAGCTGACTGGGAGCTTCCAGAGGACCTGCGGAGCCTCTTGGCTGAGCACGACGACCAAGAAGCACTGCTCTACATGGGGTGCAGCTACAACACCGTAGCGGCGGCCTGCCTTCACGCTCCATCGCTTCAGGGATTCTTCTCGTTTGGAGCTGTCAATTAG
- the LOC124701809 gene encoding protein root UVB sensitive 3-like, producing the protein MDIESSRLMGHGEPDAAAAAWVTVEEWGGSSGSALSRTAVLTASASSLTSHRFGSRWGRIGSRVLGAFVPEGFPGSVTPDYVSFQMWDTLQGLSTYIRAMLSTQALLGAIGVGEKSATVIGATFQWFLRDLTGMLGGILFAFYQGSNLDSDAKMWRLVADFMNDLGMLMDLLSPLFPSSLIVIMCLGSLSRSFTGVASGATRAALTQHFALANNAADISAKEGSQETLATMSGMGLGMLLAHVTRGHDFVVWVSFLSLTIFHMFANYKAVQSLSLSTLNYERTSILLHSFMEDDEVLTPQQVSKQEHILPFWSTWRKLLRVKLPHELVHLGAKASTLTHSDMLLIAKTKSYYTNANYFLLDKEGSVHIFIHKQAVATDVLKSFIHGLVLARLMQKSRSCHAEAHKWMDEKYNTFISKLKLEGYSTERLLSHSIVWKAHWLYGPLDEKTK; encoded by the exons ATGGACATCGAATCGTCCCGTTTGATGGGCCACGGCGAGcctgatgcggcggcggcggcgtgggtgacggtcgaggagtggggcggctcctCCGGCTCCGCGCTCTCCCGCACCGCCGTCCTCACCGCCTCCGCATCCTCCCTCACCTCCCACAG GTTCGGGAGCCGGTGGGGGCGGATCGGCAGCCGCGTGCTCGGCGCCTTCGTGCCCGAG GGCTTTCCTGGCAGCGTAACTCCCGATTACGTCTCGTTCCAGATGTGGGATACCTTACAG GGGCTATCGACGTACATCCGCGCAATGTTGTCTACTCAA GCTCTTTTAGGTGCGATTGGCGTGGGCGAGAAATCTGCCACAGTCATAGGTGCCACTTTTCAG TGGTTTCTCAGAGATTTGACAGGAATGCTCGGAGGCATATTGTTCGCCTTTTATCAG GGCTCTAACCTTGACAGTGACGCTAAAATGTGGCGTTTAGTTGCGGACTTTATGAATGACCTTG GAATGTTGATGGATCTCTTAAGCCCTTTGTTTCCTTCATCATTGATAGTCATAATGTGCTTAGGCAGCTTATCTCGCTCATTCA CTGGTGTTGCCAGTGGAGCAACTAGAGCAGCATTAACACAGCATTTTGCACTTGCAAATAATGCAGCTGATATATCTGCAAAG GAGGGCAGCCAGGAGACACTTGCAACAATGTCTGGAATGGGATTGGGAATGCTCTTAGCGCATGTTACCAGGGGGCATGATTTTGTTGTATGGGTTTCATTCCTTTCTCTCACAATATTCCATATGTTCG CAAATTACAAGGCAGTGCAGTCACTTTCACTCAGTACACTAAATTATGAGAGAACTTCCATCTTGCTGCATTCTTTTATGGAAGATGATGAAG TTCTTACTCCACAACAAGTTTCCAAGCAAGAGCATATTCTTCCGTTTTGGTCAACCTGGCGGAAATTGCTTAGAGTTAAACTTCCACATGAGCTTGTACATCTAGGTGCTAAAGCCTCAACTCTGACACACTCTGATAT GTTGCTAATtgcgaaaacaaaatcctactatACAAATG CCAACTACTTTTTGCTGGACAAGGAAGGCAGTGTTCACATTTTCATACACAAGCAAGCAGTGGCAACTGATGTTTTGAAGTCCTTTATACATGGGCTCGTCTTAGCACGTCTGATGCAGAAGAGCAGATCTTGCCACGCCGAGGCTCACAAATGGATGGATGAGAAATACAACACCTTCATCTCAAAG CTGAAACTGGAAGGTTACTCAACAGAACGGCTTCTCTCGCATTCGATTGTTTGGAAGGCACATTGGCTTTACGGTCCATTGGATGAGAAGACAAAGTAG
- the LOC124696891 gene encoding mitochondrial substrate carrier family protein E-like, producing the protein MAASPPSPPPPPAVVAVRSPAHQSPSPNLANFFVWREFVWGAIAGAFGEGMMHPVDTLKTRLQSQAIMTGAQAQKNIFQMVRTVWASDGLRGFYRGIGPGVTGSLATGATYFGVIESTKTWLENANPNLSGHWSHFIAGGIGDTLGSFIYVPCEVMKQRMQVQGSSKSWALNATKGNVSQSPGTQMYGYYNGMFHAGRSILRDHGLKGLYAGYGSTLARDVPFAGLMVTFYEGLKDLTEYGKMKYFPDSDLQVSNSFEGLVLGGLSGGFGAYLTTPLDVIKTRLQVQGSTTRYDGWLDAIKKTWASEGASGLFKGSVPRIIWYIPASAFTFMAVEFLRENFNEKIDTDAEMPLT; encoded by the exons ATGGCGGCGTCCCCGCCCTCTCCCCCTCCGCCTCCCGCCGTGGTCGCCGTCCGGAGCCCCGCCCACCAGTCGCCGTCTCCGAACCTCGCCAACTTCTTCG TGTGGAGGGAATTTGTGTGGGGAGCAATTGCAGGCGCATTTGGAGAAGGCATGATGCATCCAGTTGACACTCTGAAAACAAGGCTTCAGAGTCAGGCTATAATGACAGGGGCTCAG GCTCAGAAGAATATTTTTCAGATGGTCAGGACAGTTTGGGCTTCTGATGGTCTGAGAG GTTTTTACAGAGGAATCGGTCCAGGTGTTACTGGTTCACTTGCTACAGGTGCAACATATTTTGGTGTTATTGAATCAACTAAGACATGGCTGGAGAATGCTAATCCTAATCTAAGTGGTCATTGGTCTCACTTCATTGCTGGAGGAATCG GAGATACACTTGGATCTTTCATCTATGTGCCGTGCGAAGTCATGAAACAACGAATGCAAGTCCAAGGCTCTAGCAAATCTTGGGCATTAAATGCTACAAAAGGAAATGTTTCTCAATCTCCTGGGACTCAGATGTATGGCTACTATAATGGAATGTTCCATGCTGGTCGTTCTATCTTGAGAGATCATGGTCTGAAGGGACTCTATGCAGG GTATGGGTCTACGCTTGCCAGGGATGTCCCTTTTGCTGGTCTAATG GTAACATTCTACGAAGGACTGAAAGATCTGACTGAGTACGGGAAGATGAAGTATTTTCCAGACAGTGATTTACAAGTCAGCAACTCCTTTGAAGGGCTTGTTCTAGGAGGATTATCAGGCG GTTTCGGTGCATACTTGACAACCCCCTTGGATGTGATCAAGACAAGGCTGCAAGTACAAGGATCAACCACTAG GTACGATGGGTGGTTGGATGCTATTAAAAAGACATGGGCTTCCGAGGGAGCAAGTGGCTTGTTCAAGGGGAGCGTTCCCAGGATAATATGGTACATACCCGCATCTGCATTCACGTTCATGGCAGTGGAGTTCCTGAGGGAGAATTTCAACGAGAAGATCGATACAGATGCGGAGATGCCCCTGACCTGA